In Carya illinoinensis cultivar Pawnee chromosome 7, C.illinoinensisPawnee_v1, whole genome shotgun sequence, the following are encoded in one genomic region:
- the LOC122316131 gene encoding receptor-like protein 9a gives MGYCDLPMMMTPKHETEFGIFGWWLLLLAALFQLSSIHDCLREDRVALLQLKGSGLHSSYQPLTSWNSSHEESNCCEWEHVVCDNTTGRLIELDLVRSYSNTDEVWYLNASLFLPFQDLKYLDLGNNGISGWVPNEGFERLSRLSKLEVLRLDENYINESFLSSLGQISSLKKLYLRYNLLNRPINIPISGSLDHPSLASGSDSSKDKDRLSDPAQGLTKHDINIWHYLWDLTNLMVERVLRMLVRTRSQLAWE, from the exons ATGGGCTACTGCGACCTACCCATGATGATG ACGCCTAAACATGAAACGgagtttggaatttttgggtGGTGGTTACTACTGTTGGCGGCCTTGTTTCAATTATCTTCTATTCATGATTGTTTGAGGGAAGATAGAGTAGCTCTCTTGCAACTCAAAGGTTCCGGCCTGCACTCCTCGTATCAACCCTTGACATCTTGGAACTCATCTCACGAAGAGAGTAATTGTTGCGAGTGGGAACATGTTGTGTGCGACAACACTACAGGGCGTCTAATCGAGCTTGATCTTGTGAGGAGCTATTCGAATACTGATGAAGTTTGGTATCTGAATGCGTCTCTGTTTCTTCCCTTTCAAGACCTTAAGTACCTGGATTTGGGTAATAATGGAATATCTGGATGGGTTCCAAATGAAG GTTTTGAAAGATTATCCAGATTGAGCAAGCTAGAGGTGCTTAGATTGGATGAGAATTACATCAATGAAAGCTTCCTGTCATCCCTTGGTCAGATTTCATCTCTCAAGAAACTATATTTGAGATACAACCTCTTAAATCGACCAATCAATATCCCAATCTCAG GTTCCTTGGATCACCCCTCTCTTGCCTCAGGATCTGACTCGAGCAAAGACAAGGATCGGCTAAGTGACCCGGCCCAAGGGCTTACGAAACATGACATTAACATTTGGCACTATCTGTGGGATTTGACTAATCTTATGGTCGAGCGTGTCCTTCGTATGCTTGTGAGGACCCGTTCTCAGCTGGCATGGGAGTAG